One [Clostridium] saccharolyticum WM1 DNA segment encodes these proteins:
- the rplJ gene encoding 50S ribosomal protein L10, which yields MAKVELKQPVVSEIKELLDGAESAVVVDYRGITVAQDTALRKKLREAGVSYKVYKNTMIRFAAKGTAFEALDPNLEGPTAIAVSKTDATAPARILAEFAKTAPALEIKGGVVEGNYYDAKGMEKISGIPSREILLGKLLGSMQSPIANIARVLKQIADAQGGEAAEA from the coding sequence ATGGCAAAAGTTGAATTAAAACAGCCAGTTGTAAGCGAGATCAAGGAATTACTCGACGGCGCTGAGTCAGCGGTAGTTGTAGATTACCGTGGTATCACAGTTGCTCAGGATACAGCGCTTCGTAAGAAATTAAGAGAGGCCGGTGTTTCCTACAAAGTATATAAGAATACTATGATCCGTTTTGCAGCTAAGGGTACAGCATTTGAAGCACTGGATCCAAATCTGGAAGGACCTACAGCAATCGCTGTATCCAAGACAGATGCAACCGCTCCGGCTAGAATCCTGGCTGAATTTGCTAAGACAGCTCCGGCTCTTGAAATCAAGGGCGGCGTTGTAGAAGGCAATTACTACGATGCAAAGGGTATGGAGAAGATCTCCGGCATTCCTTCCAGAGAGATCCTTCTTGGAAAGCTGCTTGGAAGCATGCAGTCTCCTATCGCAAACATTGCCCGCGTTCTCAAGCAGATTGCAGATGCTCAGGGCGGAGAAGCGGCAGAGGCTTAA
- the rplA gene encoding 50S ribosomal protein L1 produces the protein MKRGKRYAEAAKTVDRSVLYDAPAAISLVKQNASAKFDETIEAHIRTGCDGRHADQQIRGAVVLPHGTGKTVRILVFAKGPKADEAQAAGADYVGAEELIPKIQNEGWLDFDVVVATPDMMGVVGRLGRVLGPKGLMPNPKAGTVTMDVTKAINDIKAGKVEYRLDKTNIIHVPVGKASFAEEQLADNFQTLVDAIIKARPSTVKGAYLKSVTLASTMGPGVKLNVAKLMS, from the coding sequence ATGAAAAGAGGAAAAAGATACGCAGAGGCAGCTAAAACAGTAGATCGTTCTGTTCTCTACGATGCACCGGCAGCAATCTCTTTAGTTAAGCAGAATGCAAGTGCTAAATTTGATGAAACCATTGAAGCTCATATCAGAACCGGTTGTGACGGACGTCACGCAGACCAGCAGATCCGTGGCGCAGTTGTACTTCCCCACGGTACAGGTAAGACCGTTCGTATTTTAGTTTTCGCTAAAGGCCCGAAAGCTGATGAAGCACAGGCTGCAGGCGCAGATTACGTTGGAGCTGAGGAACTGATTCCGAAGATCCAGAACGAAGGCTGGCTGGATTTTGATGTAGTTGTTGCTACACCAGATATGATGGGTGTTGTTGGACGTCTGGGACGTGTCCTGGGACCAAAGGGCTTAATGCCGAACCCAAAAGCTGGTACAGTTACCATGGATGTAACAAAAGCAATCAACGATATCAAAGCTGGTAAGGTTGAGTACAGACTTGATAAGACAAATATTATCCACGTGCCAGTTGGAAAAGCTTCTTTCGCAGAAGAACAGTTAGCGGACAACTTCCAGACGCTTGTTGATGCAATCATCAAAGCAAGACCAAGTACAGTTAAAGGTGCTTACTTAAAGAGTGTTACACTGGCTTCCACTATGGGACCCGGCGTAAAGCTGAACGTAGCAAAGTTAATGAGCTAA
- the secE gene encoding preprotein translocase subunit SecE yields the protein MGDTVNNEGAQKRNFFKGLKAEFAKIVWPDKETVTKQTIAVMSSAIALGLIIAIIDLIIKFGLSFVL from the coding sequence ATGGGAGATACAGTGAACAACGAGGGTGCACAGAAGAGGAACTTTTTTAAGGGTCTGAAAGCTGAGTTTGCGAAAATCGTTTGGCCTGACAAAGAAACCGTAACGAAACAGACGATCGCTGTTATGTCATCAGCGATTGCTTTAGGATTGATTATTGCGATTATTGATCTGATCATCAAGTTTGGTCTCAGTTTTGTCTTATAA
- a CDS encoding enolase C-terminal domain-like protein: MDHIKIHDIKVFVTAPRKINLVVVKVETTEPELYGYGCATFTWRHKAVVTAIEEYLRPMLKGKPADDIEGIWQTMMGSSYWRNGPVLNNAISGVDEALWDIKAKRAGMPLHSLLGGKCREGIAVYRHADGSSMEEVEECIRGYMEEGYRYIRCHMGTYGGNFDGKIQRIVKPANAPEGAYFHPRMYMNSVYKLFDRVRRDIGWDIELMHDVHERLSFAETLEFAREMEQYKLFFLEDSLSPEHVEFFKTLRHHTILPLAMGELFTNPNEWKSIVQNQWIDYMRVHLSDIGGLTPARKLAHFCEAYGVRTAWHGPNDLSPIGMAVQMHLDLNSHNFGIQEFSGFSNEEQEVFPGCPVIREGYAYVNDNPGIGVGFDENAARKYPEVDMDHGWLFSRLPDGTPVRP; encoded by the coding sequence ATGGATCATATAAAAATCCATGACATTAAAGTTTTTGTAACAGCTCCAAGAAAAATCAACCTGGTTGTGGTAAAGGTAGAAACAACAGAGCCGGAGCTATACGGATATGGCTGTGCCACCTTTACATGGAGGCATAAGGCGGTGGTCACAGCCATTGAAGAATACCTTCGGCCAATGCTCAAGGGAAAGCCTGCTGACGACATCGAAGGAATCTGGCAGACGATGATGGGTAGCTCCTACTGGAGAAACGGGCCGGTCTTAAATAATGCCATCTCCGGTGTGGACGAGGCCTTGTGGGACATTAAGGCAAAACGGGCGGGTATGCCCCTTCATAGCCTGCTTGGCGGAAAATGCCGGGAAGGAATTGCGGTTTACCGTCATGCGGACGGAAGCTCTATGGAAGAGGTGGAAGAGTGCATCCGTGGCTACATGGAAGAAGGATACCGTTACATCAGATGCCATATGGGTACCTATGGCGGAAACTTTGACGGAAAGATCCAAAGAATTGTAAAGCCAGCCAATGCCCCGGAAGGAGCATATTTCCATCCCAGAATGTACATGAACAGTGTTTATAAGCTGTTTGACCGGGTCCGGAGGGACATTGGCTGGGATATAGAGCTTATGCATGATGTCCACGAGCGCTTAAGCTTTGCCGAAACCCTGGAGTTTGCCCGGGAAATGGAGCAGTACAAGCTGTTCTTCTTAGAGGATTCTCTCTCCCCGGAGCACGTGGAGTTCTTTAAGACCCTGCGGCACCATACCATCCTTCCTCTGGCCATGGGAGAGCTGTTTACCAATCCCAATGAATGGAAGTCCATCGTACAAAATCAATGGATTGATTATATGAGAGTACATTTAAGTGATATCGGAGGATTGACCCCTGCCAGAAAGCTGGCTCATTTTTGTGAGGCCTATGGGGTACGGACTGCATGGCACGGACCAAATGACTTATCTCCTATTGGAATGGCGGTACAGATGCATCTGGATTTAAACAGCCATAATTTCGGCATACAGGAATTTTCCGGCTTCAGCAATGAAGAGCAGGAGGTATTTCCAGGCTGCCCGGTGATCAGGGAAGGGTATGCCTATGTAAATGATAATCCGGGAATCGGAGTGGGATTTGACGAAAATGCGGCAAGGAAATATCCGGAAGTGGATATGGATCACGGCTGGCTGTTTTCCAGGCTTCCTGATGGAACACCGGTCCGGCCTTAA
- a CDS encoding DUF6273 domain-containing protein produces the protein MKKRRCFVLMSAVIGALSISTPSYGAWVQKEGHWLYESKGIFEKNIWKLIDGAWYYFDDTGFMATGWQMIGDKWYFLNTISDGSKGKMLTGWQWIDGYCYYFADQSGNKYPKGVMYKSERTPDGYLVDSYGAWIDENGSAHYMAGKGIRSFIAEKISSAGKLSGKGGGSGVRGGGSRPERGLKSPEPDEQEPEAKPEISIPEESKEEVKETDAKEKQYRYMVQYLNIHDKSILYMTAGVGEEGRTIGIIQPVIDGYKICRGQKESFKLINDSMILNIYYEKENLASPSQARRVDWSLYFVERGNHSNEILKPQQGQTDEGTPLVIDFPDTILGTDRYYYYSLVSSPWKVFVNGNGVQKYYIEYEKGDRLPEEPDPDQEAKDKLEKWLDVSKAADIRLSGLEPSYQQLITTSIEGSNERLLNLVSMADGTEREEIYLIAKRHVPNTVIVSQTFQTIKNLSELVMDEFTIAYEKYTVVKVGFEKTYDESTCSHNYKITDKVNATCMGNGHETVRCRKCGKDETVILPAAGHVDADHDGICEICDRPANETPEAVHYSIGDVQARIIGNKVYLFRCIDEDYEDAMGNIQRTALFLCDSVIRSDIDGAANKLRFGYNNNYKYSDIREWLQDQASDDFVHETYIGTTRSYIGATWKGMYEQMNDNRLMAMKEIFQLLQDRVFILSVEEALKYRDVLWKFSGSEINNPGSEVSAYSKGYYLRTPQDGGVDDFWYGDGIYAVSLVDGNIQPVSVKETSYGIRPAMAIPQG, from the coding sequence ATGAAAAAAAGAAGATGTTTTGTTTTAATGAGCGCAGTCATAGGGGCATTAAGTATTTCTACGCCAAGCTACGGTGCATGGGTACAAAAGGAAGGTCACTGGCTGTATGAATCGAAGGGGATCTTTGAGAAGAATATCTGGAAGCTGATTGACGGGGCCTGGTATTACTTTGATGATACCGGCTTTATGGCTACCGGTTGGCAGATGATCGGAGACAAATGGTATTTCCTTAATACCATTTCCGATGGATCAAAAGGGAAAATGCTCACCGGCTGGCAATGGATTGACGGATATTGTTATTATTTTGCGGATCAGTCAGGAAATAAATATCCTAAAGGAGTCATGTACAAAAGTGAAAGGACTCCGGATGGATATTTGGTAGATTCTTATGGAGCATGGATTGATGAAAACGGATCCGCACATTACATGGCTGGTAAAGGGATCCGTTCATTCATTGCTGAAAAGATATCATCGGCGGGTAAATTGTCAGGGAAAGGAGGTGGATCCGGAGTGCGTGGAGGCGGTTCCAGGCCCGAGAGAGGATTAAAAAGTCCTGAGCCTGATGAACAGGAGCCAGAGGCTAAGCCAGAAATTTCTATACCGGAGGAATCGAAGGAGGAGGTTAAGGAAACAGATGCAAAAGAAAAGCAGTACAGGTATATGGTACAGTATCTGAATATTCATGATAAGTCAATTCTTTATATGACGGCAGGAGTGGGAGAGGAGGGAAGAACGATTGGTATCATACAACCGGTTATTGACGGCTATAAGATATGCAGGGGACAGAAGGAAAGCTTTAAGCTGATCAATGACTCCATGATTCTAAATATTTATTATGAGAAGGAAAACCTGGCCTCCCCTTCGCAAGCCCGGAGGGTTGACTGGAGTCTCTATTTTGTGGAAAGGGGGAATCACAGCAACGAGATATTAAAACCCCAGCAGGGGCAGACCGATGAGGGGACACCCCTTGTCATTGATTTTCCGGATACAATCCTTGGGACAGACCGGTATTATTATTATTCTCTTGTATCAAGTCCTTGGAAAGTCTTCGTAAATGGCAATGGGGTTCAGAAATATTACATCGAGTATGAGAAAGGGGATCGCCTACCTGAAGAGCCTGATCCGGATCAGGAAGCTAAAGACAAGTTGGAAAAATGGCTGGATGTTTCAAAGGCAGCTGATATTAGGCTAAGCGGTCTGGAGCCATCATACCAGCAGCTCATTACTACGAGTATAGAAGGAAGTAATGAAAGGCTGCTTAATCTGGTATCAATGGCGGATGGTACAGAGCGAGAGGAAATTTATCTTATTGCAAAACGGCATGTGCCCAATACGGTGATCGTAAGTCAGACCTTTCAAACTATTAAGAACTTATCTGAATTGGTCATGGATGAATTCACGATAGCCTATGAGAAATACACGGTTGTGAAAGTAGGATTTGAGAAAACCTATGATGAAAGCACCTGCAGCCACAATTATAAGATTACGGATAAAGTCAATGCCACATGTATGGGGAACGGCCATGAAACGGTACGGTGCCGGAAATGCGGAAAGGATGAAACTGTAATATTGCCGGCAGCCGGCCATGTGGATGCGGATCATGACGGAATCTGTGAAATCTGCGATAGACCAGCCAATGAAACACCGGAAGCCGTACATTACAGCATTGGAGATGTACAGGCCCGTATTATAGGAAACAAGGTTTATCTATTCCGCTGCATCGATGAGGATTATGAGGATGCTATGGGAAACATCCAGCGGACGGCACTATTCCTTTGCGACAGTGTGATTCGGTCTGATATTGATGGAGCAGCAAATAAACTGAGGTTTGGATATAACAACAATTACAAATATTCAGATATCCGGGAATGGCTTCAGGATCAAGCGTCTGATGATTTTGTCCATGAAACCTATATTGGGACCACCAGGTCATACATAGGAGCAACGTGGAAGGGAATGTATGAACAGATGAATGACAACCGTCTGATGGCGATGAAAGAGATATTTCAGCTTTTACAGGACAGGGTATTTATTTTATCAGTAGAGGAAGCACTTAAATACCGGGATGTTCTTTGGAAGTTTTCCGGTAGTGAAATCAACAATCCGGGATCAGAGGTTTCCGCTTATTCAAAAGGATATTATCTCCGGACTCCACAGGATGGAGGGGTGGATGATTTCTGGTATGGAGATGGGATTTATGCAGTCAGCCTGGTAGACGGGAATATCCAACCAGTAAGTGTGAAAGAGACAAGCTATGGTATCCGGCCAGCCATGGCAATTCCCCAGGGTTAG
- the rplK gene encoding 50S ribosomal protein L11, which produces MAKKVTGYIKLQIPAGKATPAPPVGPALGQHGVNIVQFTKEFNARTADQGDLIIPVVITVYADRSFSFITKTPPAAVLLKKACKIKSGSAVPNKTKVATITKAELQKIAELKMPDLNAASVETAMSMIAGTARSMGITVVEA; this is translated from the coding sequence ATGGCAAAGAAAGTAACGGGATATATCAAATTGCAGATTCCAGCAGGAAAGGCTACACCAGCTCCTCCTGTAGGTCCGGCACTTGGACAGCATGGTGTAAACATTGTACAGTTTACAAAGGAATTTAACGCTAGAACGGCTGATCAGGGAGACTTAATCATTCCGGTTGTTATCACTGTTTATGCTGACAGAAGCTTTAGCTTCATAACCAAGACTCCGCCTGCTGCTGTATTATTGAAGAAGGCCTGCAAGATCAAATCCGGATCTGCGGTTCCCAATAAGACAAAGGTAGCTACAATTACCAAGGCTGAATTACAGAAGATTGCTGAGCTGAAGATGCCAGACTTAAATGCTGCATCCGTTGAGACAGCTATGAGCATGATCGCCGGTACCGCAAGAAGTATGGGTATCACGGTAGTAGAGGCATAA
- a CDS encoding cold-shock protein, translating into MNNGTVKWFNGAKGYGFIVNDATGEEVFVHFSGIVADGYKTLEEGQKVTYETTEGNRGLQAVNVCMA; encoded by the coding sequence ATGAACAACGGTACAGTAAAATGGTTTAATGGTGCTAAGGGATATGGTTTCATCGTAAATGACGCAACAGGCGAGGAAGTTTTCGTACATTTCTCCGGCATCGTTGCTGATGGTTACAAGACTCTGGAAGAAGGCCAGAAAGTAACTTATGAAACAACAGAAGGAAACCGTGGTCTGCAGGCAGTTAACGTTTGCATGGCTTAA
- a CDS encoding polysaccharide deacetylase family protein, whose protein sequence is MKIRWKTACFLVVFILDIIFAKTMYLSYMDVKNSLFLPAGADEEAVDEVRRQFSGDKQIALTFDDGPHSVYTPRLLDGLRKRGVHATFFLLGENVEGKEAIVKQMDEDGHLIGNHGYSHVQMSKELVGTACQQIEQNNRKIEEITGVRPQYLRPPYGSWNEELECTTNMTVVLWNLDPLDWKSKNTKKVARYIVKHVEPGDIILLHDVYPSSVEAALEVIDTLTKQGYTFVTVDELLID, encoded by the coding sequence ATGAAAATAAGATGGAAGACGGCCTGTTTCCTGGTTGTTTTTATTTTGGATATCATTTTTGCAAAAACCATGTATCTATCATATATGGATGTAAAAAATTCTTTGTTTCTTCCTGCAGGTGCGGATGAGGAAGCAGTCGATGAGGTCAGGCGTCAGTTTTCCGGAGATAAGCAGATTGCCCTGACTTTTGATGATGGTCCTCATTCCGTTTATACCCCAAGGCTTCTAGACGGGCTTCGTAAAAGAGGGGTTCATGCCACTTTTTTTTTACTTGGTGAAAATGTGGAGGGGAAAGAGGCCATCGTGAAACAGATGGATGAGGATGGACATTTAATTGGGAACCACGGATACTCCCATGTTCAGATGAGCAAAGAACTGGTAGGAACCGCCTGCCAGCAGATTGAACAAAATAACCGGAAGATTGAGGAGATTACCGGAGTGAGACCTCAGTATCTGCGCCCGCCTTATGGTTCCTGGAATGAGGAATTGGAGTGTACGACCAACATGACGGTTGTGCTTTGGAACTTAGATCCTCTCGACTGGAAATCAAAGAATACCAAAAAAGTAGCGCGCTATATTGTAAAGCATGTAGAACCCGGAGATATCATTCTTCTTCACGATGTATATCCGTCATCGGTGGAAGCAGCATTGGAGGTAATCGATACTTTAACAAAGCAGGGGTATACCTTTGTTACGGTAGATGAGCTGCTGATCGATTGA
- the rpmG gene encoding 50S ribosomal protein L33 — MRTKITLACTECKQRNYNMTKDKKTHPDRMETKKYCRFCKSHTMHKETK; from the coding sequence GTGCGCACAAAAATCACACTGGCATGTACTGAATGCAAACAGCGTAATTACAACATGACCAAGGATAAGAAGACTCATCCTGACAGAATGGAAACCAAGAAGTACTGCAGATTCTGTAAGAGCCATACGATGCACAAGGAAACAAAGTAA
- the rplL gene encoding 50S ribosomal protein L7/L12, with translation MAKLTTAEFIEAIKELSVLELNELVKACEEEFGVSAAAGVVVAAAGPAAAEEEKTEFDVELTEVGPNKVKVIKVVREATGLGLKEAKDVVDGAPKVLKAGASKEEAEQIKASLEAEGAKVTLK, from the coding sequence ATGGCAAAGTTAACAACAGCTGAATTTATCGAAGCGATCAAAGAATTATCTGTATTAGAATTAAACGAATTAGTAAAGGCATGTGAGGAAGAATTTGGTGTATCTGCAGCAGCAGGCGTGGTAGTTGCAGCAGCAGGCCCAGCAGCAGCTGAGGAAGAGAAGACTGAATTCGACGTAGAATTAACAGAAGTTGGCCCTAACAAGGTTAAGGTTATCAAGGTTGTTCGTGAAGCTACCGGCTTAGGCTTAAAGGAAGCAAAAGACGTAGTTGACGGCGCTCCTAAGGTATTAAAGGCTGGCGCTTCCAAGGAAGAGGCTGAGCAGATCAAGGCTTCCTTAGAGGCTGAAGGCGCAAAAGTAACCTTAAAGTAA
- the nusG gene encoding transcription termination/antitermination protein NusG, whose protein sequence is MSEAHWYVVHTYSGYENKVKVDIEKTIENRNLQDQILEVSVPLESVIELKNGVEKKADKKMFPGYVLIHMVMNDDTWYVVRNTRGVTGFVGPGSKPVPLTEEEMEKLGFKNEEIIVGFEEGDTVVVTSGAWKDTVGAIKSINEGKKTITMSVEMFGRETPVELNFSEVKKM, encoded by the coding sequence ATGTCAGAAGCACATTGGTATGTAGTCCATACCTATTCAGGTTATGAGAACAAAGTAAAAGTTGACATTGAGAAAACAATCGAAAACAGAAACTTGCAGGATCAGATTCTGGAAGTATCGGTTCCGTTGGAATCCGTCATTGAACTGAAAAATGGCGTTGAGAAGAAGGCCGATAAAAAGATGTTTCCCGGCTACGTACTGATTCACATGGTCATGAATGACGACACATGGTATGTGGTGCGTAACACCCGTGGAGTGACAGGCTTTGTAGGTCCTGGATCAAAACCGGTTCCTCTGACAGAAGAAGAGATGGAGAAACTTGGGTTCAAGAACGAAGAGATTATCGTTGGCTTTGAAGAGGGAGATACTGTTGTGGTAACTTCCGGTGCATGGAAAGATACCGTTGGTGCTATCAAGTCCATCAATGAAGGTAAGAAAACCATCACCATGAGCGTTGAGATGTTCGGCCGGGAAACTCCGGTGGAATTAAATTTCAGCGAAGTAAAAAAGATGTAA
- a CDS encoding carbohydrate ABC transporter permease produces the protein MSRSKKKRNSLFSTYAILVFMASFIVVPVLWMISTAFKTEPQTYYPQPKWIPDPFSLDSFRKFFNTYNFGRMTLNSLVVCLSAMIICVACACLAGYGVTRFRFKGRKQLMSFLLITQMFPGVMLVVPFYAVLSKYHLVNSLLGLVIVYAATNIAFSTWMIVSYFKTIPLELDEAARVDGASSFRIFWNIILPLIVPGIAAVAMFVLFNGWNEYMFSSVLVSKDELKTLTVGIISLNSQYQIKWNDLMAASSISSLPLVILFVSFQKYFIAGMTGGAVKS, from the coding sequence ATGAGTAGATCAAAAAAGAAAAGAAACAGCTTGTTTTCAACTTATGCCATATTGGTTTTCATGGCTTCTTTTATTGTGGTCCCGGTTTTATGGATGATATCCACCGCTTTTAAGACCGAACCACAGACGTATTATCCTCAGCCAAAGTGGATTCCGGATCCGTTTTCCCTGGATTCCTTCCGGAAATTTTTCAATACTTATAACTTTGGGCGCATGACCCTAAACAGTCTGGTGGTCTGCCTATCTGCCATGATCATCTGCGTGGCCTGTGCCTGCCTTGCCGGATACGGAGTGACCAGATTCCGGTTTAAGGGAAGAAAACAGCTGATGAGCTTTCTTCTTATTACACAGATGTTTCCGGGAGTTATGCTGGTGGTGCCGTTTTACGCAGTGCTCTCCAAGTATCATCTTGTCAACTCCCTTCTTGGACTGGTCATTGTATATGCGGCCACAAATATCGCCTTCAGCACATGGATGATCGTTTCCTATTTTAAGACCATTCCCCTGGAGCTTGATGAGGCGGCACGGGTGGATGGAGCATCCAGCTTCCGCATCTTCTGGAATATTATCCTTCCCCTGATCGTTCCCGGAATAGCAGCGGTAGCCATGTTTGTGCTGTTTAACGGTTGGAATGAATATATGTTTTCTTCTGTTCTGGTATCCAAGGATGAATTAAAGACGCTCACCGTTGGGATCATTTCCTTAAATTCCCAATATCAAATTAAATGGAATGACTTAATGGCAGCATCCAGCATATCCAGTCTTCCTTTGGTAATTCTGTTTGTAAGCTTTCAGAAGTATTTTATCGCTGGAATGACCGGAGGGGCTGTAAAGAGCTGA